The Phragmites australis chromosome 15, lpPhrAust1.1, whole genome shotgun sequence genome window below encodes:
- the LOC133892657 gene encoding transcription factor bHLH130-like isoform X1, protein MYGSPVSKDLNLPVQPAMSSSGLLRYRSAPSTLLGEVCDDFIPAGPRAASPDAGADNVFTRFLSDHHIREDKPSPPAPPVPAAVHFPNEAAMASQQQQMMFHSQQQQQSGLYRTVSSGTEVAAAAGVGASSLIRQSSSPAGFLNHLNLDNGYGGMLRAGMGFRNGSSASAADSPAGGGIRLKGQLSFSSRQGSLMSQISEMGSEELGGSSPEAAGGGRGYIPGYLMGSGWEDSSSLMSENLSGMKRPRDSSEPGQNGLTHQFSLPSSEMATIEKFLQFQDAVPCKIRAKRGCATHPRSIAERVRRTKISERIRKLQELVPNMDKQTNTSDMLDLAVDYIKELQKQVKVLNESRANCTCSASKSQQYSG, encoded by the exons ATGTACGGCTCGCCGGTGTCCAAGGATCTAAACCTTCCGGTGCAGCCGGCGATGAGCTCGTCAGGGCTGCTGAGGTACAGATCGGCACCAAGCACGCTGCTCGGCGAGGTCTGCGATGACTTCATCCCGGCCGGGCCCCGCGCCGCCAGTCCCGACGCCGGTGCCGACAACGTCTTCACCAGGTTCTTGTCCGACCACCATATCCGGGAAGACAAGCCGTCGCCGCCAGCGCCTCCTGTCCCTGCCGCTGTCCACTTCCCGAATGAAGCCGCCATGGCCTCCCAACAGCAGCAAATGATGTTCCactctcagcagcagcagcagtccggGCTCTACCGCACCGTCAGCTCCGGCACggaggtcgccgccgccgccggcgtcggCGCCAGCAGCCTGATTCGGCAGAGCAGCTCCCCCGCCGGATTCCTCAATCATTTGAACTTGGACAACG GATACGGGGGTATGCTGAGAGCGGGCATGGGCTTCAGGAACGGCAGCAGCGCTTCTGCGGCCGACTCTCCCGCAGGCGGCGGGATCAGGCTTAAGGGGCAGCTCAGCTTCTCATCACGGCAGGGCTCGCTGATGTCTCAGATCTCGGAGATGGGCAGCGAGGAGCTCGGAGGGAGCAGCCCCGAGGCTGCCGGTGGTGGCAGGGGGTACATCCCCGGGTACCTGATGGGCTCCGGGTGGGAAGATTCGTCGTCGCTCATGTCGGAGAACTTGTCTGGGATGAAACGCCCTCGGGACTCGTCGGAGCCTGGCCAG AACGGCCTTACGCACCAGTTCAGCCTGCCGTCGTCGGAAATGGCAACTATCGAGAAGTTCCTCCAGTTCCAGGATGCTGTGCCTTGCAAGATCCGCGCCAAGCGGGGATGCGCCACGCACCCTCGCAGTATCGCGGAGCGG GTGAGGAGAACAAAGATCAGCGAGCGAATCCGAAAGCTTCAAGAACTCGTCCCAAACATGGACAAG CAAACCAACACTTCTGACATGCTGGATTTGGCTGTCGACTACATCAAGGAACTCCAGAAGCAGGTTAAG GTGTTAAACGAGAGCCGCGCTAATTGCACCTGCTCAGCAAGCAAGAGTCAGCAATACTCTGGTTGA
- the LOC133892657 gene encoding transcription factor bHLH130-like isoform X2: MYGSPVSKDLNLPVQPAMSSSGLLRYRSAPSTLLGEVCDDFIPAGPRAASPDAGADNVFTRFLSDHHIREDKPSPPAPPVPAAVHFPNEAAMASQQQQMMFHSQQQQQSGLYRTVSSGTEVAAAAGVGASSLIRQSSSPAGFLNHLNLDNGYGGMLRAGMGFRNGSSASAADSPAGGGIRLKGQLSFSSRQGSLMSQISEMGSEELGGSSPEAAGGGRGYIPGYLMGSGWEDSSSLMSENLSGMKRPRDSSEPGQNGLTHQFSLPSSEMATIEKFLQFQDAVPCKIRAKRGCATHPRSIAERVRRTKISERIRKLQELVPNMDKQTNTSDMLDLAVDYIKELQKQVLNESRANCTCSASKSQQYSG, translated from the exons ATGTACGGCTCGCCGGTGTCCAAGGATCTAAACCTTCCGGTGCAGCCGGCGATGAGCTCGTCAGGGCTGCTGAGGTACAGATCGGCACCAAGCACGCTGCTCGGCGAGGTCTGCGATGACTTCATCCCGGCCGGGCCCCGCGCCGCCAGTCCCGACGCCGGTGCCGACAACGTCTTCACCAGGTTCTTGTCCGACCACCATATCCGGGAAGACAAGCCGTCGCCGCCAGCGCCTCCTGTCCCTGCCGCTGTCCACTTCCCGAATGAAGCCGCCATGGCCTCCCAACAGCAGCAAATGATGTTCCactctcagcagcagcagcagtccggGCTCTACCGCACCGTCAGCTCCGGCACggaggtcgccgccgccgccggcgtcggCGCCAGCAGCCTGATTCGGCAGAGCAGCTCCCCCGCCGGATTCCTCAATCATTTGAACTTGGACAACG GATACGGGGGTATGCTGAGAGCGGGCATGGGCTTCAGGAACGGCAGCAGCGCTTCTGCGGCCGACTCTCCCGCAGGCGGCGGGATCAGGCTTAAGGGGCAGCTCAGCTTCTCATCACGGCAGGGCTCGCTGATGTCTCAGATCTCGGAGATGGGCAGCGAGGAGCTCGGAGGGAGCAGCCCCGAGGCTGCCGGTGGTGGCAGGGGGTACATCCCCGGGTACCTGATGGGCTCCGGGTGGGAAGATTCGTCGTCGCTCATGTCGGAGAACTTGTCTGGGATGAAACGCCCTCGGGACTCGTCGGAGCCTGGCCAG AACGGCCTTACGCACCAGTTCAGCCTGCCGTCGTCGGAAATGGCAACTATCGAGAAGTTCCTCCAGTTCCAGGATGCTGTGCCTTGCAAGATCCGCGCCAAGCGGGGATGCGCCACGCACCCTCGCAGTATCGCGGAGCGG GTGAGGAGAACAAAGATCAGCGAGCGAATCCGAAAGCTTCAAGAACTCGTCCCAAACATGGACAAG CAAACCAACACTTCTGACATGCTGGATTTGGCTGTCGACTACATCAAGGAACTCCAGAAGCAG GTGTTAAACGAGAGCCGCGCTAATTGCACCTGCTCAGCAAGCAAGAGTCAGCAATACTCTGGTTGA